From the genome of Streptococcus marmotae, one region includes:
- a CDS encoding transporter substrate-binding domain-containing protein translates to MKLKKMMTAAVALVAGLSLAACGGASKDTGKDSLEKIKEKGTLVVATSPDYAPFEFQTLVEGKNKVVGADILLAEKLAEQLGVKLEVSSMNFDNVLNSVQNGKADIAIAGLSVSEERLKVFDFSEAYYKVKDMLLVKQDAVKSFGSIESLAGKKIAVQKGTTQEIYAKEQLKDSSIISLTQMGEAINELKSGQVDAVLLDSPVALGYTSQNKDLATADIAFPETEANTKAIAMSKDSGELKTEIDKIIKGLVESGEYETYLKEVAKYTAVE, encoded by the coding sequence ATGAAATTGAAAAAAATGATGACAGCAGCAGTAGCTCTTGTAGCGGGTTTGAGTTTGGCAGCGTGTGGTGGTGCTAGCAAGGATACAGGAAAGGACTCTTTAGAAAAAATCAAAGAAAAAGGCACCTTGGTAGTGGCGACCAGTCCAGACTATGCACCGTTTGAGTTCCAAACTTTAGTTGAAGGGAAAAATAAGGTTGTTGGAGCGGATATTCTGTTGGCAGAAAAATTGGCAGAACAATTAGGAGTGAAATTGGAAGTTTCATCAATGAACTTTGATAATGTCCTAAATAGTGTGCAAAATGGCAAGGCTGATATTGCTATTGCAGGACTATCTGTGTCTGAAGAACGTTTGAAGGTATTTGACTTTTCAGAAGCCTATTACAAGGTAAAGGACATGCTCTTGGTAAAACAAGATGCTGTTAAGAGTTTTGGATCGATAGAGAGTTTAGCGGGTAAAAAAATAGCTGTTCAAAAAGGAACAACCCAAGAAATTTATGCAAAAGAGCAATTGAAAGATTCAAGCATCATCTCGCTTACTCAAATGGGAGAAGCTATTAATGAGTTGAAATCTGGTCAAGTTGATGCTGTTTTATTGGATTCTCCAGTCGCATTGGGCTACACCTCTCAAAATAAGGATCTTGCTACTGCAGATATTGCATTTCCAGAGACTGAAGCGAATACAAAGGCTATTGCCATGTCAAAAGATAGTGGCGAATTAAAGACAGAAATCGATAAGATTATTAAAGGGCTTGTGGAGAGTGGTGAGTATGAAACTTACTTGAAAGAAGTTGCCAAATATACAGCAGTTGAATAA